A genomic window from Candidatus Andeanibacterium colombiense includes:
- a CDS encoding S8 family serine peptidase has translation MPTLSYVQPVQPVDTIGYKDSEYNISNGPRFHGAATAWVGGHTGQGTLIGIIDTGIFQGNSEFAGRISSASTDIFSSRGTVQGEGTHGTEVAMVAAAANDGAGSVGIAYSATILSIRSDTPGSCAGGECTFGDVSAAIDYAVTHNATVINMSLGGSSASQAELAAIQRAEDAGIVVVIAAGNDGKANPDVFAATIAAKGFDNVIIAGSVGPTGAISSFSDKAGTSKAYYLSALGERVSVYLSGSEFEIDPDYSGAGYYAISGTSFSAPQIAAAVALLKQAFPTLTAAEIVQLLFESAQDVGASGVDAIYGNGIMDISRAFQPLGTTSLAGKTTASIALGDTSAVGSPAMGDALQNRSIAAVVLDKYQRAFTTDIGVTMRSAVVATRLYNAVGTQSRFVAAGNDDASTAFTIDGSRMHFGDDPQASPLSLSFKDAQVARVLAARVAVKLAPDTKLGFTYSEGSNGLVMQLQGQDRPAFMIAQQAGSDDGSYHSDAMSFALRKQFGSWGLTVAGTSGQVLSGNRVWLLNQTFGSRTDDAVSHMVFTADRRWGGLQATLGLDWMDEQRTVLGGRFHQAFGGGGAQTMFVDATANWEFAPGLRLGAAFRNGWTYPQTSSVIESGSVIQSRAWSLDVEKRGVFAADDGIALRVSQPLRVESGGLNLSLPVAYSYDTESATMGTIPLSLTPDGREIMSELAWHGSVWGGGASASLFFRRDPGNYATLPDDAGVALRWRTGF, from the coding sequence GTGCCGACGCTCAGCTATGTCCAACCGGTCCAGCCGGTGGATACGATCGGGTACAAGGATTCGGAGTACAACATCTCCAACGGCCCGCGCTTCCACGGCGCCGCGACCGCCTGGGTCGGCGGACACACCGGCCAGGGTACGTTGATCGGAATCATCGACACCGGTATCTTCCAGGGCAATTCCGAATTCGCGGGCCGCATCTCCTCGGCGTCGACCGACATCTTCAGCTCGCGCGGAACCGTGCAGGGCGAAGGCACGCATGGCACGGAAGTCGCGATGGTGGCCGCGGCGGCGAATGACGGCGCCGGAAGCGTCGGCATCGCCTATAGCGCGACGATCCTCTCGATCCGCTCGGACACGCCGGGAAGCTGTGCCGGCGGCGAATGCACTTTCGGCGACGTGAGCGCCGCGATCGACTATGCGGTCACCCACAACGCCACCGTGATCAACATGTCGTTGGGCGGGTCGAGCGCGTCCCAGGCTGAACTCGCCGCGATCCAACGGGCCGAAGATGCCGGGATCGTGGTGGTCATCGCTGCAGGCAACGACGGCAAGGCGAATCCCGACGTGTTCGCGGCCACCATCGCCGCGAAGGGCTTCGACAATGTGATCATCGCCGGCTCGGTCGGCCCGACGGGCGCGATTTCCAGCTTCAGCGACAAGGCCGGCACCAGCAAGGCCTACTACCTCTCCGCGCTGGGCGAGCGGGTCTCGGTCTATCTCTCCGGTTCGGAGTTCGAGATCGATCCCGATTATAGCGGAGCGGGATATTATGCGATTTCCGGCACAAGCTTCTCCGCGCCGCAGATCGCGGCTGCCGTCGCGCTGCTCAAGCAGGCCTTTCCAACCCTGACCGCAGCGGAGATCGTCCAGCTGCTGTTCGAGAGTGCACAGGATGTCGGCGCGAGCGGCGTGGACGCCATCTATGGCAACGGCATCATGGACATCAGCCGCGCTTTCCAGCCGCTCGGCACGACCTCGCTTGCCGGCAAGACCACCGCCTCGATCGCGCTCGGCGATACGTCGGCGGTCGGCTCGCCGGCGATGGGCGATGCGCTTCAGAATCGCAGCATCGCCGCCGTCGTGCTCGATAAATACCAGCGCGCTTTCACCACCGACATCGGCGTCACGATGCGCAGTGCGGTAGTCGCCACCCGGCTCTACAACGCGGTCGGCACCCAGAGCCGGTTCGTTGCGGCGGGTAATGACGATGCCTCGACTGCTTTCACGATCGATGGTTCACGCATGCATTTCGGTGACGATCCGCAGGCCAGCCCGCTGTCGCTCTCGTTCAAGGATGCGCAGGTCGCACGGGTGCTCGCCGCCCGGGTCGCGGTCAAGCTGGCGCCGGATACGAAGCTCGGCTTCACCTATTCGGAAGGCTCGAACGGGCTGGTGATGCAGTTGCAAGGCCAGGATCGCCCGGCCTTCATGATCGCGCAGCAGGCCGGCAGCGACGACGGCAGCTATCACAGCGATGCGATGTCCTTCGCTTTGCGCAAGCAGTTCGGTAGCTGGGGCCTGACCGTGGCCGGCACTTCGGGCCAGGTCCTCAGCGGCAACCGCGTGTGGCTGCTCAACCAGACCTTCGGCTCGCGCACCGATGATGCGGTGAGCCACATGGTGTTCACCGCCGACCGGCGCTGGGGCGGCTTGCAGGCGACTCTCGGGCTCGACTGGATGGACGAGCAGCGCACCGTGCTTGGCGGGCGCTTCCACCAGGCCTTCGGCGGCGGCGGGGCGCAGACGATGTTCGTCGATGCCACGGCCAATTGGGAATTCGCGCCCGGCCTGCGGCTCGGTGCGGCATTCCGCAACGGCTGGACCTATCCGCAGACCAGCAGCGTGATCGAATCCGGATCGGTGATCCAAAGCCGCGCGTGGTCGCTCGATGTCGAGAAGCGCGGCGTGTTCGCGGCGGATGACGGGATCGCATTGCGCGTCTCGCAGCCGCTCCGGGTCGAAAGCGGGGGGCTCAATCTCAGCCTGCCGGTGGCCTATAGCTACGACACCGAAAGCGCGACGATGGGCACGATCCCGCTGTCGCTGACGCCGGACGGACGGGAAATCATGAGCGAGCTCGCGTGGCACGGCTCGGTGTGGGGCGGCGGCGCTTCGGCGAGCCTCTTTTTCCGGCGCGACCCGGGCAATTACGCGACCCTGCCCGACGACGCAGGCGTCGCGCTGCGCTGGCGCACCGGGTTCTGA
- the dapD gene encoding 2,3,4,5-tetrahydropyridine-2,6-dicarboxylate N-succinyltransferase — MSNELETAIEAAWEARDTVTPASADVRELVDAALDLLDSGKARAAERGADGSWQVNQWLKKAVLLSFRLNDNAVVDGGAAGAPAFDKVPSKFAGWGENRFRDAGFRVVPGAVARRGSFIGKGVVLMPSFVNIGAYVDEGTMVDTWATVGSCAQIGKNVHISGGAGIGGVLEPLQAGPVIIEDGCFIGARSEVAEGVVVGQGAVLSMGVYLGASTKIVDRASGEVHIGRVPPYAVVVPGALPGKPLPDGTPGPSLYCAVIVKTVDAQTRSKTGINELLRD, encoded by the coding sequence ATGTCGAACGAACTCGAAACCGCGATCGAAGCCGCCTGGGAAGCGCGCGACACGGTCACCCCGGCCAGCGCCGACGTGCGCGAACTGGTCGACGCGGCGCTCGATCTGCTCGACAGCGGCAAGGCCCGCGCGGCCGAGCGCGGCGCGGACGGCAGCTGGCAGGTCAACCAGTGGCTCAAGAAGGCGGTGCTGCTCTCGTTCCGCCTGAACGACAATGCCGTGGTCGATGGCGGCGCGGCCGGTGCGCCAGCGTTCGATAAGGTGCCGAGCAAGTTCGCCGGCTGGGGCGAGAACCGCTTCCGCGATGCCGGCTTCCGCGTGGTTCCGGGCGCGGTCGCCCGCCGCGGCAGCTTCATCGGCAAGGGCGTGGTGCTGATGCCAAGCTTCGTCAACATCGGCGCCTATGTCGACGAAGGCACGATGGTCGACACCTGGGCGACCGTCGGCAGCTGCGCCCAGATCGGCAAGAACGTCCATATCTCTGGCGGCGCCGGGATCGGCGGCGTGCTCGAGCCGTTGCAGGCCGGGCCGGTGATCATCGAGGACGGCTGCTTCATCGGCGCCCGCTCCGAAGTGGCCGAAGGCGTGGTTGTCGGCCAGGGCGCGGTGCTCTCGATGGGCGTGTACCTCGGCGCATCCACCAAGATCGTCGACCGCGCGAGCGGCGAAGTCCACATCGGCCGCGTCCCGCCCTATGCGGTGGTCGTCCCCGGCGCGCTGCCCGGCAAGCCGCTGCCCGACGGAACCCCGGGCCCGAGCCTCTATTGCGCGGTCATCGTGAAGACCGTCGATGCGCAGACCCGCTCCAAAACCGGGATCAACGAGCTGCTGCGCGACTGA
- a CDS encoding dipeptidase → MRTQLSLILAAAALAFTAPLAAQTPEEVAAAALKNSAVWDGHNDVPEQVRARYLDVLKDFDFNDTSHAAKSPYRDNNAGMHTDLPRLRQGKVGAQFWSVYVDADQPEADIAVQTVEQIDLVKRLVAKYPNDLLLATSSADVEAAWKQGKVASLMGMEGGGSIDGSLAVLRQLYALGARYMTLTHSKTLAWADSATDDPKHDGLTDFGRDVVREMQRIGMLVDLSHVSEGTMNDALDVAQAPVIFSHSGARAVNGHARNVPDSVLTRLAANGGIVMVVALPDYVSQKVLVWDSLHNAEEARLKALWRGQPDAVKRELAAWDKANPVPKATVSDMADHIDHIKQVAGIDHIGLGGDYDGMDSGPVGMEDVRGYPALFSELAKRGYSQADLEKIASRNMLRVLKAAEAYAAAHRADLPIEYPVKPAAL, encoded by the coding sequence ATGCGCACCCAGCTTTCCCTCATCCTTGCCGCTGCCGCCCTTGCTTTCACCGCGCCGCTCGCCGCGCAGACCCCGGAGGAGGTCGCCGCCGCGGCGCTCAAGAATTCTGCGGTGTGGGACGGGCATAACGACGTGCCGGAACAGGTCCGCGCGCGCTATCTCGATGTGCTGAAGGACTTCGATTTCAACGACACCAGCCACGCGGCGAAGAGCCCCTATCGCGACAATAATGCGGGGATGCACACCGATCTGCCGCGGCTGCGGCAGGGCAAGGTCGGGGCACAGTTCTGGTCGGTCTATGTCGATGCGGACCAGCCCGAGGCCGACATCGCGGTGCAGACGGTCGAGCAGATCGACTTGGTGAAGCGACTGGTCGCCAAATACCCGAACGACCTGCTGCTCGCGACCAGTTCGGCCGATGTCGAGGCCGCATGGAAGCAGGGCAAGGTCGCCTCGCTGATGGGCATGGAAGGCGGCGGCTCGATCGACGGGAGCCTCGCGGTGCTGCGCCAGCTCTACGCGCTCGGCGCGCGCTACATGACGCTGACCCATTCGAAGACCCTCGCCTGGGCCGACAGCGCAACCGACGATCCGAAGCATGACGGGCTGACCGATTTCGGCAGGGACGTAGTGCGCGAGATGCAGCGGATCGGGATGCTGGTCGATCTGTCGCATGTCAGCGAAGGGACGATGAACGACGCGCTCGACGTCGCGCAGGCGCCGGTGATCTTCAGCCATTCGGGCGCGCGCGCGGTTAACGGTCATGCCCGCAACGTCCCCGACAGCGTGCTCACGCGGCTGGCGGCCAATGGCGGGATCGTGATGGTGGTCGCGCTGCCGGATTATGTTTCGCAGAAGGTGCTGGTGTGGGATTCGCTGCACAATGCGGAAGAGGCCCGGCTCAAGGCGTTGTGGCGCGGCCAGCCCGATGCGGTGAAGCGCGAGTTGGCCGCGTGGGACAAGGCCAACCCGGTGCCGAAGGCGACCGTCTCCGACATGGCCGACCATATCGACCATATCAAACAGGTGGCCGGGATCGATCACATCGGGCTCGGCGGCGATTACGACGGGATGGATTCAGGCCCCGTCGGGATGGAGGACGTGCGCGGTTATCCGGCCTTGTTCAGCGAACTGGCGAAGCGCGGCTATTCCCAAGCCGATCTGGAGAAGATCGCCAGCCGGAACATGCTGCGGGTGCTGAAGGCAGCCGAAGCCTATGCGGCCGCCCACCGCGCGGATTTGCCGATCGAATATCCGGTCAAACCCGCGGCGCTATAA
- a CDS encoding metalloregulator ArsR/SmtB family transcription factor — protein MIPTPAIDRTLRALADPTRRAVFERIARGGELTVTELTHGSGVTQGAISQHLKTLKQAGLVTERPEGRRVHYRAEPQGLAPLFDWMSHYSRFWRGAFGDLHELLKDIDQ, from the coding sequence ATGATCCCGACCCCCGCCATCGACCGCACCCTGCGCGCCCTCGCCGACCCGACCCGCCGCGCGGTGTTCGAACGGATCGCCCGCGGCGGCGAACTCACCGTCACCGAACTCACCCACGGCAGCGGCGTGACCCAGGGCGCGATTTCGCAGCACCTCAAGACGCTGAAGCAGGCCGGCCTCGTGACCGAACGCCCCGAGGGCCGCCGCGTCCACTACCGCGCCGAGCCGCAGGGCCTCGCCCCGCTGTTCGACTGGATGAGCCACTACAGCCGCTTCTGGCGCGGCGCCTTCGGCGACCTCCACGAACTTCTGAAGGACATCGACCAATGA
- a CDS encoding SRPBCC domain-containing protein, whose translation MTDTPTLDAGTLPAEIVVEDVFPHSAETLWKALTDGALMARWIMEPTGFAPIPGTRFTFQTTPGGAWDGTIHCEVREAIPNRLLSYSWTSGHPSIEDGYGSPLDTQVTFTLTPSDGGTRLRMVHSGFQPRNHSAYEGMSKGWPTVLGRLAGLAGEPD comes from the coding sequence ATGACCGACACACCCACCCTCGATGCCGGCACCCTCCCCGCCGAGATCGTCGTCGAGGACGTCTTCCCCCACTCTGCCGAAACGCTCTGGAAAGCGCTGACCGACGGCGCGCTGATGGCCCGCTGGATCATGGAGCCGACCGGCTTCGCCCCGATCCCCGGCACGCGCTTCACCTTCCAGACCACCCCGGGCGGCGCGTGGGACGGCACGATCCACTGCGAAGTGCGCGAAGCGATCCCCAACCGCCTGCTCAGCTACAGCTGGACCAGCGGCCACCCCTCGATCGAGGACGGCTACGGTTCCCCGCTCGACACGCAGGTGACCTTCACCCTCACCCCCTCCGACGGCGGCACCCGGCTGCGCATGGTCCACTCCGGCTTCCAGCCGCGCAACCACAGCGCCTACGAAGGCATGAGCAAGGGCTGGCCGACGGTGCTTGGCAGGCTGGCCGGGCTGGCGGGCGAGCCGGACTGA
- a CDS encoding siderophore-interacting protein, translating to MLAAGSPERPVTEPGRLSKALMRLWMKPATIVANEQLADRFHLITMEGPALADVAWLPGQKVQIAMGSAFVTRTYTPIEWNSSAGRTCILGYAHGDGPGSAWVRSVAPGDKCDIFGPRASLDLSRLPDSLAIVGDETSMGLAYAATQQDPLRPVSACLEVEDVERVGRVLEQLGLRHVTLIARRSDDAHIAAMKEVLCDAAANRASFVLSGKAGTIQELRQSLRLLSIPATHLITKAYWAAGKTGLD from the coding sequence ATGCTCGCCGCTGGGTCGCCGGAACGCCCCGTCACGGAGCCGGGCCGGCTGAGCAAGGCGCTGATGCGCCTGTGGATGAAGCCCGCAACTATCGTCGCCAACGAGCAGCTGGCTGATCGCTTCCATTTGATCACGATGGAAGGGCCGGCACTCGCCGATGTGGCATGGCTGCCCGGACAGAAGGTGCAGATAGCGATGGGTTCCGCCTTTGTCACGCGGACCTACACGCCGATCGAATGGAATTCGTCTGCCGGGCGAACGTGTATTCTGGGCTATGCCCATGGCGACGGACCGGGAAGCGCCTGGGTCCGTAGCGTTGCGCCAGGTGACAAATGCGATATTTTCGGCCCGCGCGCATCGCTAGACCTCTCGCGTCTTCCCGACTCGCTTGCCATTGTCGGTGACGAGACCTCTATGGGTCTCGCTTATGCGGCGACCCAGCAGGACCCCCTGCGTCCCGTATCGGCTTGCCTCGAAGTCGAAGATGTCGAGCGTGTGGGTCGCGTCCTCGAGCAACTTGGCCTTCGCCATGTCACGCTCATTGCCAGGCGGAGCGACGATGCGCACATCGCAGCGATGAAAGAGGTGCTCTGCGACGCAGCCGCCAATCGTGCATCCTTCGTGCTGTCCGGAAAGGCCGGGACGATACAAGAGCTGCGCCAAAGCCTGCGGCTGCTGTCTATTCCGGCCACTCACCTAATCACGAAGGCCTACTGGGCGGCGGGCAAGACTGGCTTGGACTAA
- a CDS encoding class I SAM-dependent methyltransferase has protein sequence MNTLDSSRLADLLARLHRDAQASDREHLEAMMVAFDGQGGPEQMVADILAEERADYRAIYHGYADNFLAVSPEYGRFIYAIARACKATLIVEFGTSMGISTIYLAAALRDNGGGHLIGSEMEPAKVARARANLDAAGLADLVDIRAGDALDTLQHVGGEIDLLLVDGAFSLYLPVLKLVEPWLKPGAVILGENAFEPGYQAYVRDPANGYVSFALPDEGRGNEFTVKVS, from the coding sequence GTGAACACACTGGATAGCAGCCGGCTCGCCGATCTTCTGGCCCGGCTCCATCGCGACGCCCAGGCCTCGGACCGGGAACATCTGGAAGCGATGATGGTCGCCTTCGATGGCCAAGGAGGCCCCGAGCAAATGGTCGCGGATATCCTTGCGGAAGAACGCGCGGACTACCGCGCGATCTACCACGGCTATGCCGACAATTTCCTCGCGGTCTCGCCTGAGTATGGGCGTTTCATTTATGCGATCGCGCGCGCCTGCAAGGCGACCCTGATCGTCGAGTTCGGCACATCGATGGGAATTTCGACGATTTATCTCGCCGCCGCGCTGCGTGACAATGGCGGCGGGCATCTGATCGGTAGCGAGATGGAGCCAGCCAAGGTGGCGCGGGCGCGCGCAAATCTGGACGCGGCGGGACTTGCCGATCTCGTCGATATCCGCGCCGGCGATGCGCTCGATACGCTGCAGCATGTCGGCGGCGAGATCGACCTGTTGTTGGTGGACGGTGCCTTTTCGCTGTACCTGCCGGTGCTCAAGCTGGTCGAGCCGTGGCTGAAGCCCGGCGCGGTGATCCTCGGCGAAAATGCCTTCGAACCCGGCTATCAGGCCTACGTCCGCGATCCCGCAAACGGTTATGTCTCCTTCGCCCTGCCCGATGAAGGTCGCGGCAACGAATTTACCGTGAAGGTGTCGTGA
- a CDS encoding helix-turn-helix transcriptional regulator translates to MPVLNVLQDFEWIDPDDVPRPIVAFGAEMSDAHGFELESHRHRKGQMLLVQRGALSCEVEGGLWIVPPRSAIWIPGGALHAIKATGALEGYNAFVDPALGAQLPQACCAVSVTPLLRELLTRAAHLPYFYEEDGANARLVAVLLDELAAAQVEDLHLPMPSDLRLRKIVDEMMASPADRGSLKIWAQYAGMGERTLERLINRQTGMSFGRWRQQLGVVLAVKWLAAGASIQQVAGDLGYESVPSFVTMFRKALGTSPGRYMAERHAG, encoded by the coding sequence ATGCCGGTTCTAAATGTACTCCAGGATTTCGAATGGATCGATCCGGACGACGTCCCTCGCCCGATCGTGGCCTTTGGTGCCGAAATGTCAGATGCGCACGGTTTCGAACTCGAATCCCATCGGCACAGGAAGGGCCAGATGCTGCTGGTCCAGCGCGGCGCTCTCAGCTGCGAGGTCGAGGGTGGCCTGTGGATCGTGCCACCGCGCAGTGCAATCTGGATTCCCGGTGGAGCGCTGCACGCCATCAAGGCTACCGGCGCGCTCGAAGGCTATAATGCGTTTGTTGATCCCGCTTTGGGGGCGCAGTTGCCGCAAGCCTGCTGCGCGGTTTCAGTTACGCCGCTGCTGCGCGAGCTTCTGACACGCGCTGCGCATCTACCGTATTTCTATGAAGAGGATGGCGCCAACGCGCGTCTGGTGGCGGTGCTGCTCGACGAGCTCGCGGCAGCGCAGGTCGAGGACCTCCATCTGCCGATGCCAAGCGATCTGCGCTTGCGGAAAATCGTGGACGAGATGATGGCCTCGCCGGCAGATAGGGGAAGCCTAAAGATCTGGGCGCAGTACGCCGGGATGGGCGAGCGGACGCTGGAGCGGCTGATCAATCGACAGACCGGTATGAGCTTTGGCCGCTGGCGCCAGCAGCTGGGCGTTGTACTTGCGGTAAAGTGGCTCGCCGCGGGCGCTTCCATCCAGCAAGTGGCCGGGGACCTTGGCTATGAAAGCGTGCCCAGCTTCGTGACGATGTTCCGCAAGGCGCTAGGTACCTCGCCGGGACGCTACATGGCGGAGCGTCACGCGGGCTGA
- a CDS encoding twin-arginine translocation pathway signal protein, which yields MNAKITGAGLALAMLTMAASPASAEEPVAPTSAVAPKPPFVAPDFAVPMSAEGPGFKLVPFSPALAKIDYAAYMSSIEHLQTTFSRTTEWPREGITDEDAIKDMEGEQARFVARRAFDYSVQTPDGSREIGSVYITPSPVPAYDAVVRMWVTKADYDAGVDAQLYQWVQDWVKAEWPFAKVAYPGRSIDWATWDAMVPPRKPGG from the coding sequence ATGAATGCGAAGATCACAGGCGCCGGCCTGGCATTGGCGATGCTGACAATGGCCGCCTCTCCGGCATCCGCAGAAGAGCCTGTCGCACCCACGAGCGCGGTAGCTCCGAAGCCGCCCTTCGTCGCGCCGGATTTCGCGGTCCCGATGTCGGCCGAAGGCCCGGGCTTCAAGCTCGTGCCCTTCAGCCCCGCCTTGGCCAAGATCGACTACGCCGCCTACATGTCGTCGATCGAGCATTTGCAAACGACCTTCAGCCGCACCACCGAATGGCCGCGCGAAGGGATCACCGACGAGGATGCGATCAAGGATATGGAAGGTGAGCAGGCGCGCTTCGTCGCCCGCAGGGCCTTCGACTATTCGGTCCAGACGCCCGACGGCAGCCGCGAGATCGGCAGCGTCTACATCACTCCCAGCCCGGTTCCGGCCTACGATGCGGTGGTCCGGATGTGGGTGACCAAGGCTGACTACGACGCGGGCGTCGATGCCCAATTGTACCAATGGGTGCAGGACTGGGTGAAAGCCGAATGGCCCTTCGCCAAGGTCGCCTACCCCGGCCGCTCGATCGACTGGGCGACGTGGGACGCGATGGTGCCGCCGCGCAAGCCGGGCGGGTGA
- a CDS encoding molybdopterin-dependent oxidoreductase codes for MSAFRLSRRALIGGVVSSGGLLLSGCNEQAPTYGSILRMGDNFTYDAQRLLLSKAGLVREYDRSEITSMPATGMIDPGQAKDGDEYARLRRGDFAGWRLEVGGNVAEPRSFSLAELKRLRGRNQITRHTCEEGWTAIAEWNGVPLAALLAAVAIRPSARFVQFHSFDGWKDQIDMVDALHPQTLLAYGMNGHELPIGHGAPLRLRVERQIGYRSMKFLKRIVAADHFDDFGATSRGWAWHTGI; via the coding sequence GTGAGCGCCTTCCGGCTTTCGCGCCGCGCGCTGATCGGCGGGGTCGTTTCCAGCGGTGGGCTGCTGCTCTCCGGCTGCAACGAACAGGCGCCGACCTATGGCAGCATCCTGCGCATGGGCGACAATTTCACCTATGACGCGCAGCGGCTGCTGCTCTCGAAAGCCGGGCTGGTGCGCGAATACGACCGGTCCGAGATCACTTCGATGCCGGCCACCGGGATGATCGATCCGGGCCAGGCGAAGGACGGAGACGAATATGCGCGGCTCCGTCGCGGCGACTTCGCCGGCTGGCGGCTCGAGGTCGGCGGCAATGTCGCAGAGCCGCGCAGCTTCTCGCTCGCCGAGCTCAAGCGGCTGCGGGGGCGCAACCAGATAACCCGCCACACGTGCGAGGAAGGCTGGACCGCGATCGCCGAATGGAACGGCGTGCCGCTGGCCGCGCTGCTTGCCGCGGTGGCGATCCGGCCCTCCGCGCGCTTCGTCCAGTTCCACAGCTTCGACGGGTGGAAGGACCAGATTGACATGGTCGATGCGCTCCACCCGCAGACCCTGCTCGCCTATGGCATGAACGGGCACGAGCTGCCGATCGGCCACGGCGCCCCGCTGCGCCTCAGGGTCGAACGCCAGATCGGCTATCGCAGCATGAAATTCCTCAAGCGGATCGTGGCCGCCGATCACTTCGACGATTTCGGCGCAACCTCGCGCGGTTGGGCCTGGCACACCGGAATTTAA
- a CDS encoding cytochrome b/b6 domain-containing protein: MPLANAAVRDSLLRCNMEVRVAGASAGEALEPESGGRHRPWVRLTHWIIAFAVLALIYSGVAILMVHPKLYWGNGGNDLIPPLFEVPIGPNYHQGSWAPSVPFFASPGSPVTADRLVEPWNENGWARSMHFLAAWFFLIGMLAYWLLGLVTGHLRRNLLPRRAELGRHNIWADVKAHLRVPMPAAKVGPPYAILQKLAYALVVLALPLMFLTGITMSPAITADYPVLLDIFGGAQSARTIHFFTFAFLALFLLVHLAMILLTGPLRQLRAMTFGGAK, encoded by the coding sequence ATGCCGCTTGCCAATGCTGCGGTGCGTGATAGCCTGCTGCGCTGCAACATGGAGGTGCGGGTGGCGGGTGCGAGCGCAGGCGAGGCTTTGGAGCCGGAATCGGGCGGTCGCCATCGCCCGTGGGTCAGGCTCACGCACTGGATCATCGCCTTCGCCGTGCTCGCGCTGATCTATTCCGGCGTCGCGATCTTGATGGTCCATCCGAAGCTCTACTGGGGCAATGGCGGCAACGACCTGATCCCGCCGCTGTTCGAAGTGCCGATCGGGCCGAACTACCATCAGGGAAGCTGGGCGCCCTCGGTGCCGTTCTTCGCTTCGCCGGGCAGCCCGGTCACCGCCGACCGGCTGGTCGAACCGTGGAACGAGAACGGCTGGGCGCGCAGCATGCATTTCCTCGCCGCGTGGTTCTTCCTGATCGGGATGCTTGCCTATTGGCTGCTCGGCCTCGTCACCGGCCACCTCCGCCGCAATCTGCTGCCTCGCCGGGCGGAGCTTGGCCGGCACAACATCTGGGCGGACGTGAAGGCGCATCTGCGCGTGCCGATGCCTGCGGCGAAGGTCGGGCCGCCCTATGCGATCCTGCAGAAGCTCGCCTATGCGCTGGTCGTGCTGGCGCTGCCGCTGATGTTCCTCACCGGGATCACCATGTCGCCCGCGATCACCGCCGACTATCCGGTGCTGCTCGACATCTTCGGCGGGGCGCAGTCCGCGCGCACGATCCATTTCTTCACCTTCGCCTTCCTCGCGCTGTTCCTGCTGGTCCACCTCGCGATGATCCTGCTGACCGGCCCGCTGCGGCAGCTGCGCGCGATGACTTTCGGCGGCGCGAAGTGA
- a CDS encoding DUF72 domain-containing protein gives MTIRTGIGGWVYEPWRETFYPKGTRQADELYYASRAVQTIEINATFYSRQKPESFARWRDATPEGFVFALKGSRFVSNRRNLAEAGEGVRNFVAQGLVELGDKLGPIFWQLAKTKKFDADEIAAFLALLPDEHEGLTLRHAIEVGHESFACAEFTELARRAGVAVVYSEEEARPAIDERTAGFRYARLQGMKSEIETGYPPAELDRLAALCRKWDREGTDVFCFLINGAKERAPAAAMALAQRLG, from the coding sequence ATGACAATCCGGACCGGAATCGGCGGCTGGGTCTACGAGCCGTGGCGCGAGACCTTCTATCCCAAGGGCACCCGCCAGGCGGACGAGCTGTATTATGCCAGCCGCGCGGTGCAGACGATCGAGATCAACGCGACCTTCTACAGCCGCCAGAAGCCCGAGAGTTTCGCCAGGTGGCGCGACGCGACGCCCGAGGGCTTCGTGTTCGCGCTCAAGGGTTCGCGCTTCGTCAGCAACCGCCGCAACCTCGCCGAAGCGGGGGAGGGGGTGCGAAACTTCGTCGCGCAGGGGCTGGTCGAGTTGGGCGACAAGCTCGGCCCGATCTTCTGGCAGCTCGCCAAGACCAAGAAATTCGACGCGGACGAGATCGCCGCCTTCCTCGCGTTGCTTCCGGACGAGCACGAAGGCCTGACCCTGCGCCATGCGATCGAGGTCGGACATGAAAGCTTCGCCTGCGCCGAATTCACCGAACTGGCGCGCAGGGCGGGCGTCGCGGTGGTCTATTCCGAAGAGGAGGCCCGCCCGGCGATCGACGAGCGCACCGCGGGCTTCCGCTATGCCCGGCTGCAGGGAATGAAATCGGAGATCGAAACCGGCTATCCGCCCGCGGAGCTCGACCGGCTGGCGGCGCTGTGCCGCAAGTGGGACCGCGAGGGTACGGACGTGTTCTGCTTCCTGATCAACGGCGCGAAGGAACGCGCCCCGGCGGCGGCGATGGCGCTGGCGCAGCGGCTTGGTTGA